Genomic window (Kosakonia sp. BYX6):
GGCTGGAATAAAAACCACCCAACCCAGAACGCGTTTCAGCACGGCGATGCGTCCAGCTTGTTGATACGTCATGGATTCCCCTTGTTTGTGACGCACTGTTTCCGCCTTAGTCTACCTGCTGATAATCATTTTCGCCTGATTTTTAAAGGCGGTATGATGAGCCCTTTACCATACTTTGTACTTTCTCCCTGCAAAATTCCGTCAATAAAAGAGGTGTTATGTCTGCTTCGCGCCAAATTTTTGCTGCCATTTTTGACATGGATGGCTTACTCATCGACTCAGAACCACTCTGGGATCGCGCCGAACTTGAAGTCGTGGCAGGCCTCGGGGTCGATATCACGCGGCGCAACGAGCTGCCCGATACATTGGGTCTGCGCATCGATATGGTCGTCGAGCTGTGGTATGCGCAGCAACCGTGGAATGGTCCGAGTCGTCAGGAAGTGACCGAGCGGATCATTCAGCGCGCTATCTCGCTGGTTGAAGAGGAACGCCCGTTACTGCCTGGTGTGCGTGAAGCGCTGACGCTCTGTAAAGCCAATGGTTTGGTGGTTGGCCTGGCTTCTGCTTCTCCACTCCATATGCTGGAAAAAGTGCTGACAATGTTCGAATTGCGTGACAGCTTCGATGCATTGGCTTCAGCGGAGAAATTGCCCTACAGCAAACCGCATCCGCAGGTTTACCTGGATTGCGCCGCGAAACTCGGTGTCGACCCGCTCACTTGCGTCGCGCTGGAAGATTCCGTCAACGGCATGATCGCCAGTAAAGCCGCGCGAATGCGCTCCATTGTGGTACCGGATGAAGAACATCGCGCCGACCCACGCTATGTGCTGGCAAACGTTAAACTCGACAGCTTGCAGCAGCTTACCCTCGCCCATCTGCTGGGCTAACAATCGCAGG
Coding sequences:
- the hxpB gene encoding hexitol phosphatase HxpB, with the protein product MSASRQIFAAIFDMDGLLIDSEPLWDRAELEVVAGLGVDITRRNELPDTLGLRIDMVVELWYAQQPWNGPSRQEVTERIIQRAISLVEEERPLLPGVREALTLCKANGLVVGLASASPLHMLEKVLTMFELRDSFDALASAEKLPYSKPHPQVYLDCAAKLGVDPLTCVALEDSVNGMIASKAARMRSIVVPDEEHRADPRYVLANVKLDSLQQLTLAHLLG